In the Telopea speciosissima isolate NSW1024214 ecotype Mountain lineage chromosome 6, Tspe_v1, whole genome shotgun sequence genome, TGTAAATGGTAGATAATAAGATCTAGTTTATTCAAATACTAACTATGAGCTCATACAGAATTTTCAAAGCTTCATATCTGATGAATATTGAAAGAGTCCGTAGTTACAAATACTTAATTGCAACTAGTTTGTTTACCATATATTAGTAATAATCAAATTCATAAAGTTAACTTTTTCTTATCTATtggacaataataataataattatgaaCATATACTAAAATATAACAATGGTTGGCATTAAAAaggtataatttctatttcactaccttttttttttttgggggggggggggggaggggaggaagagaaagTCAAAGCAGGTCATACTATACAACTATACCTAGAAATAACTGAACTAAACAAGACAATCTTATGCCAGGGATCTTTCTGGGATTTTGATCTAATTAAATTCTAGGTAGAAGTGCAGGTAGATGTAGAGGTAACTTTCTTGGAATAATTTGGAAGCCATGAACTAAATCACAACTACCCCCTGGCCTcagcaggttttttttttgctaaagatcagcaggaatatattaaaaaataaaaaagaatacaaggggagaacgtctaggcatacccagacgagaacaacaacaactcacTAACACCAAGGCTAGTGACAACCAACGAAACAGCCTAGGACCCTAAGCAAATCTGAACCTAGGCCTACTCAAAGCATCATCTGACAGTAACGATTGGATCGAGGGAGGAAACTCCACGAACCAAGGAGAGGAGGACTCCCATTTTGCCGCCATCTTCGCCAGAAAGTCTGCCACTGGATTCGCTTCTCTAAAACAATGGGTGACTTTCCAAGAAATGGAATCAAGAAAAGGCTGCAGACCCATCCACTGTTGAGTGACGAACCAGGGGATAGATTTGGCATTAAGCGCATCCACCACAGCCTTGGAGTCACACTCCACCCAAAGATGAGTAATCCCCAAATCTTTAGCTCTTGACAGCCCAATGAAGATGGCCCTGAACTCCGCCTCATAGTTGGTCAAGTTACCGAGGAAAACACTAAAGGCAGAAATATGAGTGGCCCGATGATCTCTCAGGACACCACCTGCACCTGCCCTGCCCGGGTTCCCTAACGAACACCCATCCACATTGAGTTTCACCCACCCAGGAGAAGGGCAGTGCCATCTAACTTCCAACATCACCCTAGTAGGATTAGGTATGATGAGAATATCCAATCTACGGGCGCAACACAAATCAATAATAGAAGAGACGCGGGTGGTAAAGGACCACGAGAGCTCCTTCATAGAAGTAAGGAAACCAGAAAATACCTTCTCCACCTCCGAAGCGATCCCATCAAACCTTCTGTGATTGCATTCCAACCAAATACAGTACATCATTATGATCATACCCACTGTCCAGGCGTCCTTCATAGGCACCACTCTAGCTTTCCTTTTACCCCAAAGAAAAAGATCATCGATTGAGACTGGACTTGGCCAATGAACATTGAAAATATCCATGAACCTCTGCCATAACCGGAGAGAGAAAGGGCAATCTAGAAACAAATGTGAGCCCGATTCCACACTAGAAGCACAAAGCTCACACCGGGACACCAGACACACCCCTCTAGAAGCCACAACCGCATTAGTAGGCGTTTTCCCAAGCTCCAGCCGCCAAGCAAAACAAGAGTGTCTAGGAAGGAGGGATTTATTCCATACAGAGTCACTCCAATGTGTAACGGGGGGTTTCCCTCTAACCATCTCCCAGGCAGACTTCACAGAGAACCTACCAGAGGGGGTGCAGCCCCAGAAGCAGGAGTCCGAAGTAGGCAAGTTGGGCAAGGTAATACTCCTGATAGAATCAAAGATGTCACCTAGGAATCGAGACCGAAGCTGAGGGAGAGCCCCCCTGGCCTCAGCAGTGCAAAAGAAAGATTAGACCAAACCTCAATTAGGTTATTGGAAGTACTATGTCCTAAACGCCAAATTCCATCCCAAATAATAGAAGAGACCTTGGCCATCTTCTTAGATCCAGCATCATATCTTTTATGATTTCTATATCTAAAAGTGAGCACACTACTAGGATTCCAATTATCAAACCACAAGTATTACATCTATCATCAATGCTTGAAGGAATGACATCACTAACAATGTGTTTATACTTAAGAATTTTCTTCTCAGTCCAAGATGCATCATTAGTGTAAGTGGTAGTCCAAATGGCATCTGACTTTAAGTATCTTGAGTATACCCAGTTAGTCCAAATGCTTTTCTGTCTAGAAACTACATTCTATATAACTTTTATGATGCCTACAATGTTGGATCCCTTTACTAAGCGAAGTCCTAATTTGCCTTCATTTTTgaaaggaaaacttttgcccAACTAATAGGATgaagaaaattagggttttctttagtttttcaaaggaaagaagacataATAGATTCAATATTACAAATGTTGGAGGCCAGAAGACCAAAAACTCCAAACTAGTAGATATATGAATTTTACATTACTGATTTTATGAGTTCAAGATGGCCCGCAAAAGTTAGAATCTTAGTCTTCCATAATTTTAATCTATTCTGAAGCCTATCTAAAATAGGGGAATAATGATGAGCAAATAGTTTCGAAGAGATCAAAGGATGACCTAGATACTTAATAGAGAATTGACCTTTAAGGAACATTCACTATGTATTTTAGTTGGACTTTTACATCATTAGAGACTCCAGAGAAGAATGCCAAAGATTTAAGAGGATTGATACAGAGAAGAGACATTTCCGAGAAGATATCCAAAGCTTCCTTAATTGACGAAATAGAGAAGGTGGAAACCTTGGCAATAATCATGAGATCATAAGAAAAAGTTAAATAATTAATCTTGAGTTCTTTTGCTAAGGGTCAGAAAATTTAgattaagataaaaaaaagaatacaagaattTAATGTCTAGGCATACTTAGATGAATACAAAAACACTAGGCCAAGGGTGAAAAAAAACCAGAAGCCCCAAAAGATAACAAACTAGAAACTAGTCAAATCCGAATCTAGGCCTATCTATTGCATCCTTAGACAAAAACCTAAACCGAAGGAGGGAAATCCGAAATCCAGGGGGAAAACACAACACTTTTTAACGTAGATTTAGCAAGGAATCTGCCACTGGATTAGCTTCCCAAAAATAGTGACAGATCTTCCAAGAAATTGAATGGAGGAAGGCCTGCAAATCCATCCAAAGCTGCCTGACAAACCAAGGAATAGAACTAGaacaaaaagcatcaataaCTGCCATCGAGTCACATTCAACCcataaccaagtcacccccacctCCTTAGCTCGCAACAAACTATGAAAAATAGCCAAGAACTCCACCAcatagtttgattttatgccaAGAAAAAAGCTAAAAGTAGACACCAAGGCAAACTGGTCATCCCTAAGAACATCGTCCGCTCCAGGCTTACTAGGATTCCCTAGGGAACATGCATCATCATTGAGCTTAACCCAGCCTTGAGGAGGAGAACGCCACCGAACTTCTCTAATAACCTGTGCGGACTTAGAGAGAATAGGAATTTCCAACCATTTAGCACAATTTAGATCTAAAAAAGAAGAGACTGGATAAGTGAAAAACCTCGAAATCTCCCTCAGAGATGCGAGGAACCCAACAAAGATAGCCTCCAAACTCCTAGACTTTCCCTCAAGAAACTTTGGGGTTTTTCTGCCTAATAACCTCCCAAGCCGATTTCACAGAGAAAGCCTTCGAAGGAGCAATGCCCAAAAAGTAGACATCCAAGCAAGGAGAGGAGGGCAGCAAAATATTCTTAATTGAAGTAAAAATATTTGCAAGAAAAGTCAAACAGACCTGCAGAAGAGACCAAGGGGACCTGGAGATGAAATCAGCAACTAATGAGGATTTATCCACAAACCAATCAAGGCCAAGCTCCGAAGCAGCCGCAATTGACTCACTGCCCAACCAACAATCACTCCAAATTTTAACAGAGTTGCCATTGCTGATGACACACCTTTGCTGCTGCTTAACAGAATCCCAGATCATTCGAATGCCGGCAAAATTGAAGAGGACAAAGATTGAGACTTTAGAGAGCCATTAGGGTTTACAAGTCTCGTACACAAGAAGTTACTAACCAAATAATCGTCATACTTAATCAACCGAACCAATTTACATAGCAGCGCCACATTCAGATCACGAAGCCGATGAATACCCAGACCACCTTCAGACTTCGGCTTGCACGTCGAATCCCACTTGATCGATAGAACCCTCCTAGCCTCAATATCCCCTGACCAAATAAAGTTGCAGACCCAACTCTCCATCATCAACACCAAAGAAGTAGGCCACCAATATTTGAGAAGTTGTGAACGGAAATACTCAACATCATTCAGCACACAAGCTCAGCTCTCCCTGCGAAAGATAAGAGCTTTCCTTTCCAGCTCGAGAGGAGAAGCTTGAATTTATCAACCAAAGGCATCATTCTATCCCTAGTAACCCTCCCTTTAAAAATTTATGCACCCAAATATTTAGTGGGAAGATTACACAAAGGAATATTTAGCAGGTCAGAGATCTGCCGCCTTCTAGAAGGGATGATTGCGCCACAGAAAAGTTTGCTTTTCACAACATTAATATTCTGACCCGAGAAGCTTTAGTATTTCTCCAAGAAATATTTCAGCTCCTTGGCATACCTGAGAGGCTAAGAGAACCATTAATAAAAGTAAACACGTTGTCAGCAAAAAGTAAATGCCCTAGGGTAGGGACACCTCTTGGACCTCTCAATGGCAAGATCTTGTTCTCAACCACCATCCTTTTAAGCCCCCTACATAGAACTTCCTCCACAATAATGAATAGTAATGGGGAGAAGGGATCGCCTTGTTGCAACCCTCTTTCCACAGCAAAAAAATCCATAGGACCCCCATTCACAAGCACAGAGATCCTAGCAGAAGACAACAAAGAATGAAACCAAAGAATCCACTGATCAGTGAAACCAAATCTGCGCAGCAGCATGAATAAAAAATCCCACGTGAGATTCTTAAGCCTTCTATGAATCCAGCTTAAGCCCTATACCACCATCCCTCACAACCTTATTCATAAGATTTCTCAGTTTTGAAGGCAAACAAATATTAGAAAAGATGACCTTCCCTTTCTGATAAGCACCTTGCTCCTTAGAGATAAGACGGGGTAAGAACTCTCCTAACTTGTTTGCCAAAAATTTTGAGGTAATTTTGCAAAAGAAATTTCCCATACATATAGGATGAAATTTCTCCAAAGAAATTGCACTCTCCACCTTAGGAATAAGAGAGATTAAATAGTTATCAATCCCTTTAGGCATTATACCCTCCTTGAAGAAATTAGCAACCACCCTCCCCCACATCTCTCCCACCACACCCCAACACCGCCTAAAGAAAGTGCCATGAAACCCATCAGGACCAGCCGAACTTTCAGGATCAAGATCCCACACTGctttcttcacttcttccaACCCCGGAACCGAATCAAAAACCGCCCTATCCTCCTCGCCAAAAATGGAAGGGATCACATCCCAAATATCCAAGTGCTCCTCCAAAGGAACCGACTTCTGGAAACCTGCATAGAAATCACTAACATAATCAACCACTTCAGCCGTATCAGACACCAAAACACCATCACTTTTTTCAAGCATTTAATATGATTTTTTGCTCTCCTTAACACCGTAGAAAGATGAAAAAATTTAGAATTGCAATCACCCTTTTTAAGCCATTTAATCCTGGACTTCTCCCTCGATAGTTTTTCATTGTCCTTCAGAGCTAACAAGTACCTTATCTTAGCATCAGCTTCCTGCCCAAACAGAAACTTATTGGATCCACAGGTATTCTTGGTTTCTTGCACTTCTTTTAAATCAAATTTAGCCTCCTTCACTGCCAAAGTAAAATTTGGAAATGCCCCACGGGACCAAAACCTCAACACTGGTTTAAGTCTCTTGTGTTTATGACTCAAAATGAAGATGGGAGACCCAAGCATAGGCTGCACCCAAGACTGCTGCACCAAATCAATGAATTCAGAATTCTCCACCCAAAAATTATGAAAGCTGAAAAGGAGCATTTTTCGGCTTGCCTAGGGATTCAGAAACAATAAATGAAGGAGAGTGATCCGACGCCACACGAGGCATCACCCTGAAAAGATTTTGAATTACCAAAACTACGATCCTAAACCGCCTCCACACAACCCCTGGACCTGTTATTAgacaaagtgaaaattttcccAATGGAGGGAACAACAATGAGACCACAAGAATCAACCCAAGCACTAAACTCCAATGCCAAGCCTTCCGAGAACGCACCAGGACCCCTCTTCTCATCAGATAAAAATGTGGCATTTAAATCCCTAGTTACAAGCCACAACTCCCTCCTATTAATTCTAAAGTAGCTGGCCTGAATAATCGAAATAAACACCTACCCCCATTCTAGTTAACAGACAAAGAAATTTGTTGATCCAAAGAGGAGATAACCGATGGGCGAGGCAGCCCCAATTTCCAAATTACCCACAAATTCGGAATGGAGTCTAGTTGCAAATTATGAATCAAATCAGCTGAGTAAcccattttattaaaaaacaacGTAGGAAACCTACTAACCTCCACCTTTGGTTCCGTATAACAAACCAGATCCTTGACGATAGCGCCGTTCGAGTAATGCGCTTCTTACTTCCTCTAGTATTCTAGAACAGAACTTTCATTGGAGAATAGAGGATTCTGCAGCCAAGCGTTTCGACCGTTTGCGACCTTGTTGTTCCACTTCCGACCCAGTCTTTCCTTTACGCTGCTTAGAATGCTTCACACCCCCCTTCTCAGCCAACAAGGTCGCATTTCCAATAAGTAATCTTGAGTGATAAACACAAGAGGCTTAAACCAATAAGTAACTACTTGCGAAAAGGATGGGCACGCTAAAATTAATGCAGGACACACTCTCTCACAATCACTTACACATTTTCCATCTCTCCTCAATAGCCAAGTAGGTCCTCCGGTATGACGAACCGACACCCATTGAAATGCAGTTTCTCCCTTCGTCCATTGGCTTGGTTTGTAAAATGTTAATATACTTTTCCCGGATTTGGGTTCTCTCCCtaactaatttaaaatatttgaatCAGCTACTTAgtcatttgtttttattagaGAGGAGGGTTAGGTCGTAGAAAAGTATGggacaatatatttttttgtcccCTTTTAACTTGGTTTAATTAACAATGTCAAAACTCATTTGATTGGGAACCATTGTAACACTTCTCTGCTAATAATCAGTTCCATATAGAAGATACATCCTCTAATTGACATCCTTGCTTACATTCCACTTCTTTTTTTCAAGTTTCTACCATACATAAgattgggaaaaaaataattatatctACGGATAATGAATTGCAGACGGAACAAAGAGGAGACAAGTAAATGCATAACGATAAAAGAAATCGAGACGTTACTTATCTTGGATTATTCATACTTGAACTGAAAATAGACTAAATAACATTACGGGTGGaggttttctgtccgggagggTGGgcaggggtgcaagtttggtcctgtcggcccgaacccgccctagcTCGCTCAGAGTCCAagcagggtctgggctgagatatttgcaACTGAAgacgggtcagggttggaaatttctggccctgtaCCAGGGCCAGGTTGGgatcagggttgagaccttgtgctaagcttggcccagcccagcccgaccttgttttaagttgtactataaaatatatcgatataatatatatatatatatatatatatatatatatatatattataaactttaaacttcACCCACATTtcgttatataatatattatatatgaagataataagtgatataatatattttattatagtgttattttaagtaaaattgataattttctccccggcccattccagcccatgcatttccttccccctccccatgatcaagcgcaatcagggtcagcctggcCTGACCTTGAGGGTAGGTCAGGGTTAGAGTTTTTAGGTCCTAAATCAGAGTCGTATCGGGCCTGGGCTCAGCTAAggagacttagggttgggctagggttttatataGCCCGGCCTAatccgaccctattgcagcccgaAGGGTGGCCTCTGCATTAAAAATTTTCAGCTGAGTTGAGGTTGATAAATATGGTTTATATGTGCATATCACACTACTGAACAGTGATATCAACCCTTTTACAGGAAAAAGAGTCAGAAAGCTTTAATGAGAATGATGAGAAGAAAGGAACGAACGAAGAACTTGAAAGAGTACGGCAGGAACTCAAAATACTGAAGAGCCAACGGGATCAAATCATGGAAGAACTCCGGATAGCCAAGTCCCAGAAGGTAACGTTGGATAGCCAAGTCCCAGTGGTGACTGAGTTGGTTGAAAAGAAGGTCTTGTTAGCTGCTCAAAAGTTGGTAGATATCCAAAAAGAACTTGACGAATTGCAGGAACTAAGGAAAATAAGAGAGGAAGAGTTTGCAAACTTGCAGAGACCTCAGTTCTTCTCGGTGTTCTCTGCCTTGGATATTGAGTCAGCCACTGAGAACTTCAACCCATCAAAGAAGATTGGAGAAGGGGCATTTGGGAATGTCTATAAAGGACTCCTTCGACAAACCCCCGTGGCTATTAAAAGGTTTCACAATCATTGTTTGGAAGGGCAAAGCAGTTCAGATTTCCAACGGgaggtaaaaaaaaatcactttatcTATCTGCTACAAAATTAATTTCATTATATAGACTTATATCTACCTGTAGGAAGAGAGCATATTCATTCATTCACTTATATATACCAAACCTTAATTTGGGTGTTTTCAGGTTGATGTCTTGAGCAAGGTAAGGCATCCAAACCTTGTCACTCTCATTGGAGCTTGCCCTGAAGCTTCTTCACTTGTCTTTGAGTACCTTACTAATGGTAGCCTTGAAGATCGCCTCAAATGTAAGGATGGCACTCCCCCTCTATCGTGGAAAACTCGAATACGTATTGCCAAGGAGATGTGCTCCGCCCTCATCTTCCTTCACTCCAATGAACCTCACAGCATAGTTCACGGGGATCTCAAACCATCAAACATCCTTCTGGATGTAAACTTTGTTAGCAAACTTGGTGATTTCGGGATTTCTAGCTTTATCTCTCGTGATGAAAGCTCAACCTACACAGACACACTATATTGTACAGCTCCAAAGGGAACCATTGCCTACATAGACCCTGAGTATTTTGCAACTGGATTGCTAACACCAAAGGCTGATGTGTATTCATTTGGAGTTGTACTGTTACGGCTTTTGACTGGGAGACCAGCCTTGGGTTTGCCAATGAAAGTGCAATTTGCATTGGATGAGGGAACCTTGAATGCCATGTTAGATGCATCAGCAGGTGACTGGCCTTTGGTTCAGGCAAAGCAACTCACTCAAATGGCATTGAGGTGCTGTGAGATTAACAGAAAGAACCGGCCAAACCTTGAGTTAGAGGTGTGGAAACTGCTCCGCTTACTGGAGAATCAAATTTGACATTGGAAATGGTATTGTATGATGCTAAGGTGAATTAGATGTATAGATCACTTTGAAACTTTTTTAAACCCATTTGTTGGAGAATGGAATTCCTTGATTAAGATTAGTCTCCAACAGTAGATTATACACAAGAGAGGATTATGGCCCTAGCCGAgataattacaaatagaaagatgTTAATTCACATACACCAAGATCCAaataaactagggtttggatcatacctgaatgtgtacagaagttgtcacaccccaaaccaccctcttGGAGGGGTTGAGCGGGTGACCCAGATGTCGAACCACATGCGCCAAATCtccaggatctagaagcaaacaTCACCCAATAGACACACACAACATTTACAATATAATATTGGAAACGGAGTGCAACGGAAGCTAAAGTGTTATTTTTACATAAATGAGCCACCATAATTACATTGTTCATTGGTAGCCCACAACGCACAGTATTTCATAACATATATACATGTCCTTTTCATAGCCCTACATTAGGATACAAGTAAACAAATGCTACATCTATAAGCTATATAAAAGAAATGTGCCAACAggctatccacaaaaagaatgttcTATGAACATCAAAGGAAAGGCAGCTGCTATCAGATCACCTTCTCTAACCTAACTCTGTGCACCCGCATTAGAGAGATCACCTCTGTTGGGGTCTATACCAAAATGACCACGATCACGATCACCATACTGTCCGATATGATCCTTCCATTCAGGGAGACATCCAcatgcaaaatcatctaaaagaaacaatccacgagggatgagctccaccgagcctagcaaatgaataataaatcatacaagcagatataaccatcatcatcagcataCTACATGCTtgagttcaattttattactctagtccacctagtagcacaactaagtcactaggtatatgctacttgcaatgactcgggcGACAACCTCGGTCACTTCTCTTTCGTTCTTCGGCTACCACCTCAATCATTGAGGGTGAGACCCACGCTAGTCCTAGAGCACCGACTCCCTCCCTTGGTAGACCCCAAGATAACCATGACAACCTATCCTAGATTCTATAACTCCTCGGTTTTCAGaaggccatgatcacccaacacatgcacccctgttggtaaggactgtagcataagg is a window encoding:
- the LOC122665403 gene encoding U-box domain-containing protein 33-like; this encodes MNCRRNKEETMISTLLQEKESESFNENDEKKGTNEELERVRQELKILKSQRDQIMEELRIAKSQKVTLDSQVPVVTELVEKKVLLAAQKLVDIQKELDELQELRKIREEEFANLQRPQFFSVFSALDIESATENFNPSKKIGEGAFGNVYKGLLRQTPVAIKRFHNHCLEGQSSSDFQREVDVLSKVRHPNLVTLIGACPEASSLVFEYLTNGSLEDRLKCKDGTPPLSWKTRIRIAKEMCSALIFLHSNEPHSIVHGDLKPSNILLDVNFVSKLGDFGISSFISRDESSTYTDTLYCTAPKGTIAYIDPEYFATGLLTPKADVYSFGVVLLRLLTGRPALGLPMKVQFALDEGTLNAMLDASAGDWPLVQAKQLTQMALRCCEINRKNRPNLELEVWKLLRLLENQI